One window of the Sparus aurata chromosome 7, fSpaAur1.1, whole genome shotgun sequence genome contains the following:
- the asxl1 gene encoding polycomb group protein ASXL1 isoform X3 produces MLHSQVRGDRVKNSIFFKLPGRMSLFTLKKNALQWTKTTSESETPTEQAGNTATPASSSTPAGPAVASVGPTEATEQESCDSTETTAAASGDNDASVDESSSSASCSTELQAPSSQPQTRLSRAAGQQGRTDTQQTQHAQHAQTRLSRSRQSGRQRKKAVMMPRVVLTPLKVNGEHVPSAGPMKRSRGGVDVDFETPGSILVNTNIRALINVRTFSAFPTHSQQQLLQLLPEVDRQIGPDGMTRLSSSALNNEFFTHASQSWKERLAEGEFTHEMQVRFRQEMEKEKKVEAWKEKFFEEYHGQKSGLTQEESLKLTMSEASEVAASVLDSDVAVVATGAPKRRTVGRRRRDGRMRRRTRADLRRRARRTLCKAPPPALQTSEAAEASTALDISAASVGSPMSDNTVVQGEVVLQAECGVELPAENASIEPKPSPTPEPVTVPTPTPTPTPTPTPTPTPTPTPTPTPTPTPTPSPSPSPASTSANEEPEVTARLLPEEAAPVLASTSSPSSSSSSSSSSASSPASSPSTPSDRQGAFAAGLDSSSSSSASSSAAVAADPLDDTASVVTSITGGTATSSRESSPSASPASTPVPSSQLKEQKRRPDETQAFSSFPEKRPRLDDRQSFRTTIDSVRSEKPQPTTEEPKVPPIRIQLSRIKPPWVKGHPTYQICPRIVPPSEGSRRSGTGGARTLADIKARAQQARAQREAAAAVAATSDGAGPAGVRLRPAAGLPDSSNGRRAREHPGPIEPGGGGGGGGGGGGGSGRRGGCGMEEQGSSSGTNSSGTQLQLLSVDPTSQPSPSLSTTSTSMSLEPPQTPSPALEEAAEGPEVGEEIQATTASVQSSSNGLTDKASDVPSPEPDTVSESLASQSARQSKVPESAIVVTERADQGREKPSLAPTSIPDSLPRFGAQGVDVIQTLASSCQPKEQVKVKDAGLGGVIQHGSHHVDAQEVFSHSATEKRQSSSQHVESSGGEKDDEAGTHSDSTETASDCENESQEDEQQPDQDWCPQLSTKRNGQLVICSPPSQNQQPVIQAHVSSRQGQTVIQPCFPNGLPHPQHSCLPSQEPHSLHTVHPRGIRDTNIVVKMESGDDCRVSRQSSAEEECHGGLKPAVTHLNATAASKRLASSARPLSSVEANNPLVTQLLQGSLPLEKVLPSHSANRLEINRLPGPQPRPQVSRTPGSHNRPEVSAKSSSPELTAPSQIHKKSPPGRPVSCVREAPTLSQYQPQQAPGAVPVITSLPPSSSSSSSLTYRSKSDISSQTTVSAVIKDSHGPQPSQGTTSDRPQPSHRTMPNGPSAPHADSCPTEVLPTIKINWRPPQSQLSHLHQQLSPAPTVKNEVGARPSCQALGKSSPTKLMSVTKKEPGSSVDSYLSGGAMEGLLNMEMTLARMAKKEHGKASYSTGSPSSSSPSPSSSVSSLPFQLYGKLPKQGGGVGGVSYTGNVSVMDNGGFSRSMADGVLQLRPRLATGQTTLSIQAFTDSTAEEVALKCSCRLKAMIMCQGCGAFCHDDCIGPSKLCVSCLVVR; encoded by the exons ATGCTGCACTCCCAGGTGAGGGGAGACAGAGTCAAGAACAGCATCTTCTTCAAGCTTCCTGGACGGATGAGCCTGTTCACTCTAAAG AAGAATGCCCTCCAGTGGACAAAGACAACATCAGAATCAGAGACCCCAACGGAGCAGGCAGGCAATACTGCCACCCCAGCTTCCAGCAGCACCCCTGCAGGCCCTGCTGTTGCCTCAGTCGGCCCCACTGAGGCCACTGAGCAGGAGAGCTGTGATTCCACTGaaaccactgctgctgccagcgGAGACAATGACG CCTCGGTGGATGAGAGTTCGTCCAGCGCCTCCTGCtccacagagctgcaggctCCCAGCAGCCAGCCTCAGACCCGTCTCAGCAGGGCAGCAGGACAGCAGGGACGTACAGATACACAGCAGACCCAACACGCTCAACACGCCCAGACCAGACTGAGCCGCTCAAGACAG TcagggagacagaggaagaaagcCGTCATGATGCCTCGTGTTGTCCTCACCCCTCTTAAAGTGAATGGAGAGCATGTCCCCTCAG CAGGTCCCATGAAACGGAGTCGAGGAGGGGTGGATGTTGACTTTGAAACACCAGGCTCCATCTTGgtcaacacaaacatcagagcCCTCATCAATGTGCGGACATTCTCTGCCTtccccacacactcacagcagcagctgctgcaacTGCTGCCAGAGGTGGACCGACAG ATCGGACCTGATGGTATGACCAGACTGAGCAGTTCAGCTCTCAACAATGAGTTCTTCACACATGCCTCCCAGAGCTGGAAAGAAAGGTTGGCTGAAG GTGAGTTTACCCACGAGATGCAAGTGCGTTTCCGccaggagatggagaaagagaagaaagtaGAGGCGTGGAAGGAAAAGTTTTTTGAAGAGTACCACGGGCAAAA gtctggtCTGACCCAAGAGGAATCCTTGAAGCTTACTATGAGTGAAGCCAGTGAAGTTGCAGCCAGTGTGCTGGACAGTGATGTGGCAGTCGTTGCAACTGGTGCCCCCAAGAGACGCACTGTGGGTCGAAGGAGGAGAGATGGAAGGATGAGGAGACGCACGCGGGCTGACCTGCGTCGCAGGGCCCGCCGGACTCTCTGCAAGGCCCCTCCTCCAGCCCTGCAGACTTCAGAAGCAGCTGAGGCCAGCACTGCACTGGACATCTCAGCAGCCTCTGTTGGCTCTCCCATGTCTGacaacactgtagttcaaggcgAGGTGGTGCTGCAGGCCGAGTGTGGTGTGGAGCTCCCAGCTGAAAATGCTTCCATAGAGCCAAAGCCCTCTCCTACTCCAGAACCAGTCACAGTTCCCACTCCCACTCCCACTCCTACTCCTACTCCTACTCCGACTCCTACTCCTACTCCTACTCCTACTCCTACTCCTACTCCAACACCAACTCCCAGCCCAAGCCCCAGCCCAGCTTCCACCAGTGCAAATGAAGAGCCCGAAGTTACAGCCCGTCTGCTCCCAGAGGAGGCTGCCCCTGTACTGgcttccacctcctccccctcctcctcctcctcctcttcttcttcgtctgcCTCCTCGCCTGCCTCCTCACCCTCCACACCTTCTGACAGACAGGGGGCTTTTGCTGCAGGCCTggactcttcttcttcttcctcagcttCCTCCAGTGCAGCAGTCGCAGCCGATCCCCTCGATGACACTGCTTCCGTGGTTACCTCTATCACAGGGGGTACTGCAACTAGCAGCCGTGAGAGCAGCCCTTCAGCCAGCCCAGCCAGCACCCCTGTACCTAGCTCCCAGCTCAAGGAGCAGAAGAGAAGGCCAGATGAGACTCAGGCCTTCTCCAGCTTCCCCGAAAAGAGGCCACGGCTCGACGACCGTCAGTCCTTTCGTACCACAATTGACAGTGTCCGTTCGGAGAAGCCGCAGCCGACAACAGAAGAGCCCAAGGTGCCGCCCATCAGG ATTCAGCTGTCCAGAATCAAACCTCCCTGGGTCAAAGGGCACCCCACCTACCAGATCTGCCCCCGCATCGTGCCGCCCAGCGAGGGCTCGCGGCGGTCGGGGACAGGGGGAGCGCGCACCCTGGCAGACATCAAAGCCCGCGCCCAGCAAGCCAGGGCTCAGCGCGAGgccgctgctgctgttgcagCCACTAGCGACGGGGCAGGGCCGGCAGGGGTCAGGCTGCGGCCTGCTGCTGGGCTACCGGATAGCAGCAATGGACGAAGAGCGCGAGAGCATCCAGGACCTATCGAgcccggaggaggaggaggaggaggaggaggaggaggaggaggaagtggaagaAGGGGAGGTTGTGGGATGGAGGAGCAGGGATCGTCTTCAGGCACTAATTCGTCTGGAACACAACTACAGCTTCTCAGTGTAGACCCCACATCTCAGCCTTCCCCTTCACTGTCCACTACCTCAACCTCCATGTCCTTGGAGCCACCACAGACACCAAGCCCTGCCCTAGAGGAAGCAGCTGAGGGGCCAGAAGTTGGAGAGGAAATACAGGCAACAACAGCCAGTGTCCAGAGCTCCTCCAATGGGCTCACGGACAAGGCATCTGACGTACCCTCTCCAGAGCCTGACACTGTATCTGAGTCTTTGGCTAGCCAGTCAGCCAGGCAAAGCAAGGTGCCAGAGTCTGCCATTGTTGTCACTGAGAGGGCAGACCAGGGTCGTGAAAAACCTTCGCTGGCCCCAACCTCCATCCCAGATTCCCTTCCCAGGTTCGGGGCTCAGGGTGTGGATGTCATTCAGACACTAGCCAGCTCCTGTCAGCCAAAAGAGCAGGTAAAAGTGAAGGATGCTGGACTGGGTGGTGTTATACAGCATGGTTCCCACCACGTCGACGCCCAGGAAGTGTTTTCTCACTCAGCTACGGAGAAACGGCAATCCTCTTCCCAACATGTGGAGTCCTCTGGCGGAGAGAAAGACGACGAGGCTGGGACCCATAGTGACTCCACGGAAACTGCTTCGGACTGTGAGAATGAGAGCCAGGAGGATGAGCAGCAGCCTGACCAGGACTGGTGCCCCCAACTCAGTACCAAGAGAAATGGCCAGCTGGTCATCTGCAGCCCTCCTTCTCAGAACCAGCAGCCAGTCATTCAGGCCCATGTGTCCAGCCGCCAAGGTCAGACCGTCATTCAGCCCTGCTTCCCCAATGGCCTGCCTCACCCTCAGCACAGCTGCCTGCCTTCCCAGGAACCCCATTCTCTTCACACAGTCCATCCACGGGGGATTCGGGACACCAATATTGTGGTCAAAATGGAGTCCGGAGATGATTGTAGAGTCTCCAGACAGAGCTCTGCTGAAGAGGAGTGTCATGGAGGTTTAAAGCCTGCTGTCACTCACCTAAATGCTACAGCTGCCTCCAAGAGACTGGCCAGCTCAGCCAGACCTCTGTCCAGTGTGGAGGCCAACAACCCTTTGGTCACTCAGCTTCTACAGGGCAGCCTGCCCCTGGAGAAAGTTCTACCCTCACACTCTGCCAACAGGCTGGAAATTAACCGATTGCCAGGACCTCAACCCAGACCACAAGTGTCACGGACCCCAGGGTCACACAACAGGCCTGAGGTCTCAGCCAAGTCTTCTAGCCCAGAACTCACTGCACCCTCTCAAATCCACAAGAAGTCTCCACCAGGTCGCCCAGTCTCCTGTGTGAGGGAGGCTCCAACCTTATCACAGTATCAGCCCCAGCAGGCCCCCGGGGCTGTCCCGGTGATCACCTCTCTACccccctcttcatcctcctccagtTCTTTGACATATAGAAGTAAGTCAGATATTAGCTCTCAGACGACCGTGTCTGCAGTAATCAAAGACTCTCATGGTCCTCAACCCTCACAGGGCACCACTTCAGACAGGCCCCAGCCATCGCACCGGACCATGCCTAATGGCCCCTCTGCTCCCCATGCAGACTCCTGTCCCACAGAGGTCTTGCCTACTATTAAGATTAACTGGAGGCCCCCACAGTCCCAGCTCTCCCACCTTCACCAGCAGCTGTCTCCTGCACCCACTGTGAAGAATGAAGTTGGTGCGCGGCCCTCTTGCCAGGCTCTTGGGAAATCTTCTCCCACCAAACTCATGAGTGTTACCAAAAAAGAGCCTGGGAGCTCTGTGGACAGCTACCTGAGCGGCGGGGCGATGGAAGGACTCCTCAACATGGAGATGACTTTAGCCAGGATGGCAAAGAAAGAGCATGGCAAAGCATCCTACTCCACTGGCTCGCCTTCATCCTCTTCTCCTTCACCCTCCTCGTCTGTGTCCTCCCTTCCCTTCCAGTTGTATGGGAAACTCCCCAAGCAAGGTGGAGGTGTCGGAGGGGTAAGCTACACAGGCAATGTGTCAGTAATGGACAATGGCGGTTTCTCCAGGAGCATGGCAGACGGTGTTCTCCAGCTGCGCCCCCGCTTGGCTACCGGCCAAACCACCCTCAGCATCCAGGCCTTTACTGACAGTACGGCAGAGGAGGTGGCGCTCAAGTGCTCGTGCCGCCTCAAAGCCATGATCATGTGCCAAGGCTGCGGTGCCTTCTGCCATGACGATTGCATTGGGCCTTCCAAACTATGTGTGTCATGTCTGGTGGTCAGATAG